The Flexivirga oryzae genome has a segment encoding these proteins:
- a CDS encoding response regulator transcription factor, protein MADDPVTPSDLSFSPFAVSVLRAADRRMRSSDRGDMMTRYAACRAAMCALTRVDTFYVGHYIGKTTLSIPYCVDNKQFLSADVQQFGPNGLSEYIRSTGQIYRFGQDGGRRARMGWKTTENPVMDVVVVPLRHSETEEVLGMMCVESTVAGTYDDEIVRALQWLAKALVWEMTQDRSFADDLGLYELYPELDSTRPRDETEMLRTLTGELERLRLALRAIDLPDDPKLAEATRLIEDAKACGERLHMRLADTLATTHPDDPALKDNTAGLTTRELEIATLIAVDGLTNRELAERLFISEKTVKVHVGNVLRKLGIAQRSAIAYVIGAIHPSASPKEQ, encoded by the coding sequence GTGGCCGACGACCCCGTGACGCCCTCCGACCTGAGCTTCTCGCCGTTCGCGGTCTCCGTGCTGCGCGCCGCCGACCGGCGGATGCGCTCCTCCGACCGCGGCGACATGATGACCCGCTACGCGGCCTGCCGCGCGGCGATGTGCGCACTGACCCGGGTGGACACCTTCTACGTCGGCCACTACATCGGCAAGACGACCCTGTCGATCCCCTATTGCGTTGACAACAAACAGTTCCTGAGCGCCGACGTGCAGCAGTTCGGCCCCAATGGATTGTCGGAGTACATCCGGTCGACCGGGCAGATCTACCGCTTCGGGCAGGACGGCGGACGCCGTGCGCGGATGGGCTGGAAAACCACGGAGAACCCCGTCATGGACGTCGTCGTGGTGCCGTTGCGGCACTCCGAGACCGAGGAGGTGCTCGGGATGATGTGTGTCGAGAGCACCGTCGCGGGCACCTACGACGACGAGATCGTGCGGGCCCTGCAGTGGCTGGCCAAGGCCCTGGTCTGGGAGATGACCCAGGACCGCAGCTTCGCCGACGACCTCGGCCTCTACGAGCTCTACCCCGAGCTGGACAGCACCCGCCCGAGGGACGAGACCGAGATGCTCCGGACACTCACCGGGGAGCTGGAGCGGCTGCGGTTGGCGCTGCGCGCTATCGACCTGCCGGACGACCCGAAGCTCGCCGAGGCCACCCGGTTGATCGAGGACGCCAAGGCATGCGGCGAGCGGCTGCACATGCGGCTCGCCGACACGCTGGCGACGACCCACCCCGACGACCCGGCGCTGAAGGACAACACGGCGGGGCTGACGACCCGGGAGCTGGAGATCGCCACGCTGATCGCCGTGGACGGCCTGACCAATCGCGAGCTGGCAGAACGCCTGTTCATCTCGGAGAAGACCGTCAAGGTGCACGTCGGAAACGTCCTGCGCAAGCTGGGGATCGCGCAACGATCGGCGATCGCGTACGTCATCGGTGCGATTCACCCATCAGCGTCCCCGAAGGAGCAGTGA
- a CDS encoding phosphatase PAP2 family protein, with product MPNLMLTWRQALVLGLVLGVLWPVLRKRLPGLATFCREASIIALLFSFWQIIQMVTSSDGGDAIGRAHWIERVQSAMFFPNERSVQDLILGHPDVVKLANLFYASMHFTVMGIFLLWMYFRHRDRYPAVRTTIALSTLGCFLVQFLAVAPPRLLPGYVDTAEVYGQSVYNAGFSVDNFGAMPSVHVLFAAVVGWYTWRVSTSRWRFVGPLHFVLTVFVVVATANHWWLDGVVAIAILIAAAWLRHGVLAAWHRWRDGQGDATVLAPEPVTAPSGTLMGESHR from the coding sequence ATGCCCAACCTCATGCTGACCTGGCGCCAGGCCCTGGTGCTCGGCCTGGTCCTCGGCGTGCTCTGGCCGGTGCTGCGCAAGCGGTTGCCCGGGCTGGCCACGTTCTGCAGGGAGGCGTCGATCATCGCGTTGCTCTTCTCGTTCTGGCAGATCATTCAGATGGTCACCTCCAGTGACGGCGGGGACGCGATCGGTCGGGCGCACTGGATCGAGCGGGTGCAGTCGGCGATGTTCTTCCCGAACGAGCGCAGCGTGCAGGACCTCATCCTGGGGCACCCCGACGTCGTGAAACTCGCGAACCTCTTCTACGCGAGCATGCACTTCACGGTGATGGGGATCTTCCTGCTGTGGATGTATTTCCGGCACCGTGACCGTTACCCGGCGGTGCGCACCACGATCGCGCTCAGCACCCTGGGCTGTTTCCTCGTGCAGTTCCTCGCGGTTGCCCCGCCGCGGCTGCTGCCGGGGTATGTCGACACCGCCGAGGTCTACGGCCAGTCGGTCTACAACGCCGGCTTCTCCGTGGACAACTTCGGTGCGATGCCGTCCGTGCACGTGCTCTTCGCGGCCGTGGTCGGGTGGTACACGTGGCGGGTGAGCACGTCTCGGTGGCGTTTCGTCGGGCCGTTGCACTTCGTGCTCACGGTGTTCGTCGTGGTCGCCACGGCGAACCACTGGTGGCTGGACGGCGTCGTCGCGATCGCCATACTCATCGCCGCGGCATGGCTGCGGCACGGGGTGCTGGCGGCATGGCACCGCTGGCGGGACGGGCAGGGTGACGCGACGGTGCTGGCGCCGGAGCCGGTCACTGCTCCTTCGGGGACGCTGATGGGTGAATCGCACCGATGA
- a CDS encoding response regulator transcription factor: MPEPLRVVVAEDNYLVREGVRRLLEESGEVTVVATVGDKLQLLDAARTLRPDVVVSDIRMPPDHGMEGVDAAHDIRRQDPRTGVVILSQHADEAYAFALFEYGTAGLAYLLKDRVGELDELIGAVRAVAAGGSVVDPLVVESMVASRVRRSRSPLRLLTARETDVLRLMAQGRTNRGIASDLCLSESAVEKHVSAILTKLDLSREASTDRRVNAVLTYLREHADLRPPTELP; the protein is encoded by the coding sequence ATGCCTGAGCCGCTGCGGGTCGTCGTCGCCGAGGACAACTACCTCGTCCGCGAAGGTGTGCGCCGGCTGTTGGAGGAGTCCGGGGAGGTGACGGTCGTGGCCACGGTCGGCGACAAGCTGCAACTCCTCGACGCCGCACGGACCCTGCGACCGGATGTGGTCGTCAGCGACATCCGGATGCCCCCGGACCACGGGATGGAGGGGGTTGACGCTGCGCACGACATCCGCCGCCAGGATCCGCGGACCGGGGTGGTGATCCTGTCGCAACACGCGGACGAGGCCTACGCGTTCGCGCTGTTCGAGTACGGCACCGCCGGGTTGGCCTACCTGCTCAAGGACCGCGTCGGCGAACTGGACGAGCTGATCGGCGCCGTCCGCGCGGTCGCCGCCGGCGGCTCGGTCGTCGACCCGCTCGTCGTGGAGTCGATGGTCGCCAGCCGGGTGCGGCGCAGCCGGTCGCCGCTGCGGCTGCTCACCGCCCGCGAGACCGACGTGCTCCGGCTGATGGCGCAAGGGCGCACCAACCGGGGAATCGCGAGCGACCTGTGCCTGTCGGAATCGGCGGTGGAGAAACACGTCAGCGCCATACTCACCAAACTCGACCTGTCCCGTGAAGCGAGCACCGACCGGCGGGTCAACGCCGTCCTCACCTATCTGCGTGAGCACGCCGACCTGCGTCCGCCGACCGAGCTGCCGTAG
- a CDS encoding sensor histidine kinase has translation MDRRHVRVHSEEVRWSAALRRPLVWLAVAGAAGLIVAAVWGVRTPGPFGVKQPQVWTLAGLLPGYLTGVALTWLRAGERIPRLLLAMSCCMAVATALGTASSTFLAGHEPWAWLAVVAEYVCDIAGPAAMGAMFLLFPDGAVRRGHERVVLRVFGWSVGVLPVLLVLSNATLPAPVYAASRADTVPGLWSWTPLAFAAPAVIVSYHVATQFGLVGAALLVVRYRRLPHRQQLQTYWLLLAALAVGADVVLVQLLTAYGLLPHTIQVTTFYAVWVPALAFVPVAIWIALLRHRLLDIRLAVRRSVVYGAVSALIGVGCLLVATALGVTAGRRLPLLATVVVTIVVVLALAPVRRRLDRWASARVYGQRPSGPQLLGAFGEALEHAADLHELGPRAAAMIVDGLSVTWARLLLVLPGSAVAEEIGAAGAVADGDDVVDLSIDLVDRDDVVGRIECGPPVHGGSLSEDDRHLLVTVARQTALAVRAAHFAAELAAQLAETRRQAEELVESRRRLVHAQDTERRRLERDLHDGIQQEVVAVTAQLRLGLNQLTRDAAAARRTFEEARLAATEILTGLRELVQGIRPPVLADRGLLAAVEARVAKLPIGVVVEAGERMRTTRLEDQIESTAYFVVAEALTNVLKHAGAHEVRVELHTDGERLRLRVSDDGAGFLAADTVGTGLAGLADRVGAVGGVLHVQSAPGRGTQLEALLPIGAAADA, from the coding sequence ATGGACCGGCGGCACGTCCGGGTGCACTCTGAAGAGGTGCGATGGTCCGCGGCGTTGCGGCGCCCATTGGTATGGCTGGCCGTTGCCGGGGCCGCCGGCCTGATCGTCGCTGCGGTCTGGGGCGTGCGGACACCCGGCCCGTTCGGGGTCAAACAGCCGCAGGTGTGGACGCTCGCCGGGCTGCTGCCCGGCTACCTCACCGGCGTGGCGCTCACCTGGCTGCGGGCGGGTGAGCGCATTCCGCGCCTGCTGCTCGCGATGAGCTGCTGCATGGCGGTCGCGACGGCCCTGGGCACCGCGTCCAGCACCTTCCTGGCGGGTCACGAGCCCTGGGCGTGGCTGGCCGTCGTCGCCGAATACGTCTGCGACATCGCCGGACCCGCCGCGATGGGTGCCATGTTCCTGCTGTTCCCGGATGGCGCGGTGCGCCGCGGACACGAGCGTGTGGTGCTGCGCGTGTTCGGCTGGTCCGTCGGTGTGCTGCCGGTGTTGTTGGTCCTGAGCAATGCGACGTTGCCGGCACCGGTGTATGCCGCGAGCCGCGCCGACACGGTGCCCGGTCTGTGGTCGTGGACGCCGCTCGCCTTCGCTGCGCCGGCGGTGATCGTCAGCTACCACGTGGCGACCCAGTTCGGCCTGGTCGGAGCCGCGCTGCTCGTGGTCCGATATCGGCGGTTGCCGCATCGTCAGCAGTTGCAGACGTACTGGTTGTTGCTCGCGGCACTGGCGGTTGGCGCGGACGTGGTGCTCGTGCAACTGCTCACGGCATACGGCCTGTTGCCCCACACGATCCAGGTCACCACCTTCTACGCCGTGTGGGTCCCCGCGTTGGCCTTCGTCCCGGTCGCGATCTGGATCGCGCTGCTGCGCCACCGGTTGCTGGACATCCGCCTGGCCGTGCGGCGTTCGGTGGTCTACGGAGCCGTGAGCGCCCTGATCGGGGTCGGCTGTCTGCTGGTCGCGACCGCGCTCGGGGTGACCGCGGGTCGCCGGCTGCCGTTGCTCGCGACCGTCGTGGTCACGATCGTCGTGGTGCTCGCGCTCGCACCGGTGCGCCGGAGGCTGGACCGGTGGGCCAGTGCCCGCGTCTACGGGCAGCGGCCGTCCGGTCCGCAGCTGCTGGGTGCCTTCGGCGAGGCGCTGGAGCACGCGGCCGACCTGCACGAGCTGGGCCCGCGTGCCGCCGCGATGATCGTCGACGGACTCAGCGTGACCTGGGCCAGGTTGCTGCTCGTCCTGCCCGGCAGCGCCGTGGCGGAGGAGATCGGTGCCGCCGGCGCGGTGGCGGACGGGGACGATGTGGTGGACCTGTCGATCGACCTGGTGGACCGGGACGACGTGGTGGGTCGGATCGAGTGCGGCCCACCGGTCCACGGTGGCTCGCTGAGCGAGGACGACCGCCACCTGTTGGTCACCGTCGCGCGGCAGACCGCCCTCGCCGTCCGCGCAGCGCACTTCGCCGCCGAGCTCGCCGCGCAGCTTGCCGAGACCAGGCGGCAGGCTGAGGAGCTGGTCGAGTCCCGCCGTCGGTTGGTGCACGCCCAGGACACCGAGCGGCGACGGCTGGAACGCGATCTGCACGACGGGATACAGCAAGAGGTCGTCGCGGTCACCGCGCAGTTGCGGCTCGGTCTGAACCAGTTGACCAGGGACGCCGCGGCCGCCCGCCGCACCTTCGAGGAGGCCCGGCTGGCGGCGACCGAGATCCTCACGGGGTTGCGGGAGCTGGTGCAGGGAATCAGGCCGCCCGTGCTCGCCGACCGCGGATTGCTCGCTGCGGTCGAAGCACGGGTGGCGAAACTGCCGATCGGCGTGGTGGTCGAGGCCGGCGAGCGAATGCGCACGACACGCCTGGAAGACCAGATCGAGTCGACGGCGTACTTCGTGGTGGCCGAAGCGCTGACGAACGTGCTCAAACATGCCGGCGCGCACGAGGTGCGCGTGGAACTGCACACCGACGGGGAGCGCCTTCGGCTGCGGGTCAGCGACGACGGGGCCGGCTTCCTGGCCGCGGACACCGTGGGGACCGGCCTTGCTGGGCTGGCGGATCGGGTCGGTGCTGTCGGCGGCGTCCTGCACGTGCAGTCCGCCCCCGGCCGGGGCACCCAGCTGGAGGCACTCCTTCCGATCGGCGCGGCAGCCGATGCCTGA